The Bos taurus isolate L1 Dominette 01449 registration number 42190680 breed Hereford chromosome 18, ARS-UCD2.0, whole genome shotgun sequence nucleotide sequence gaattctctgGTGCACAATGAAGTTGGAGCTATGGctaaagagttttccacagtcaTTGCACTCATAAAGCCTTTCTCCAGTGTGGATTTTCCAGTGCTGCACAAGCATGTGTTTACAGCCGAAGACCCTCCCACACTCGCTGCACTCATAAGGCCGTGCACCAGTGTGAATTATCTGGTGCTGCTCAAGTGTGTCTTTGTAGCCAAAAGCCTTCCCACATTTGCCGCACAAATAAGACTTTGCTCCTGTGTGGACTCTCCTTTGTTTAATGAGGCTGGAGTTAGGGCTAAAGGATTTTCCACATTCAATGCACTCATAAGGCCTCGCCCCGGTGTGGATTCTCTGGTGCTGCACAAGGTGGGAGCTTCTGCTGTAGGCTTTTCCACATTCGGTGCAGTCATAACGCATTTCGCCAGTGTGAACACGCTGGTGCTGAACAAGTGTGCTTTTACAATCAAAGGGTTTTCTGCATTCATTGCACTCATAAGGTCTTTCCCCGGTGTGAGTTCTCTGGTTCTGAACAAGGTGCAAGCTTCTGTTGTAAGCTTCTCCACATCCACTGCACATATATTGTCTTTTGCCAGTGTGAAATTTCTGGTGGGTCTTTAGGTGAGACAGGTGAATGAAGGCCTCTGCACACTCCTTGCACACATGTGATGTTTCCCCACCATGAAGTCTTCTGTGATGAATAAGAGCAGATTTCTCCTTGGACAGATCTCCACACAGCAGGCACCTACAGGCTCGCACTTCAGCCTGAGTTATCCGGTTGTTGAGAGTGAAGGCGCTCAGGAAGGCCTTCTCACTGTCAGTGCATCAGTTCATCACTGTCTCCCTGGTGTCGCCCAAAGTCTAGTCTTTTACTTGCACATCCCGCAATAAAAGGTCTCCCTAACTCACGGACAGCTCTTCATACGTGAGGCCACATTATCATTCTACTGACAGGATTCTTACCACTATGTGGTTTCTGGTGAATCCTCGCCCACAGGGGTCACAAGTGTACAGGTGCAGTGAAGGGCATGACCGTGGTGTTCATCCAGGTGTTAAAATGACCTGCTTTCAAGAGCAGGTCACCTGTCTCACATGGGTGAGCTTTCTGGATAAGTGGACAGGACCCAAGAGTCCTGAACTCTGACACTAATTCCATAAAAACACTGCTCAGAAGGGGCCTCCTCATTGTCTGCTTCACATCAATAACCTGAAAGCAAAGAGCTGCTAGTGAAGGACATGCTGACTTCAGTAAGAAGCAGCAAGTCCATCACCTCCGAGTGTGTGACACACCAATGAGTGAGTCCACAGGCCTCTGGCAGGATGAGGGGCCAGGATCAGTGAGGAAGGGCCCAGTCAGTCCTGGGCCTTGGAAGGTATGGAGGACTTCCAGTGATGAGTAAAGACACAATGATGGTGAACAGTACTGGAAGCAGAGGCGAGGTCTCCAACTCACTCCTCTAAGAAGGGTTTAAACAGGGTCTAAACAGTTTAAACAGGGTTTaaacagtactcttgcctggaaaatcccacagatggaggagcctggtgggctgtagtccatggggtcggtaagagtcagacgcaactgagcgacttcactttcactcttcactttcatgcattggcgaaggaaatggcaacccactccagtgttcttgcctggagaatcccagggacaggagcctggtgggctgccgtctatggggtcgcacagagttggacacgactgaagtgacttagcagcagcagcagctgttggtGTCAGGTGAGCTTGGCTCATTTGTCAGAAGGCTCTGTCCAGGCCCAGGAAAATCTGATTGCAAGTAAGTAGCTGGCTCTTCAGGACTACATATGGATATGAACACAGCTCCTGACACATTAATGCAGTCAATGTGGCAGAGCGTTGCAGGGTGAGCAGAGGAGAATGAGTGACATACATGGAGGCCAGAGAGGTGGGAAAACAGCCAAGGGATGGAAGACAGGAGAACAACGTCAAGTGCCAAGCATGGTGAGGAAAGGGAGAAGTGAGCACTGCTATGGGCCTTGGCAAGAAAACACCGGTGAACACAAAGCAGGCTGATGGTACGATGTGAGCCCaaccctcagatggctctctctCAGCTCCCCTGCTCTGGGCTGTCAGTGTGGCTGGAGGCAGGTCCACCCACAGGCACCCGGGGCTCTCTGCCTCTCTGCCACTGGGCACCTACATGGGATCTGGAAGGTAGAAGtcgtaaaaacaaacaaacaaacaaacatagcaCAGGTGAGTGGCCCAGATAGACCCAgctcagagagaagagaaggttAACATTAAAGAGACAAAAACCACATAGGAGGACTTGGCAGAGCACCCCTATGCCCTCCACAAGCAGTGACATGTCAATAGCGACAATTTCTGGCAAAGTCCGTCCCCGAGAACTGTCagccagggggtgggggcagaacaCAGACACGGACACATCATGGGTCTAGAAGGGCCCAAGCCCGGGACAATCTGTGAAGCCAACTCGAGCGCCCTGAACGCTtaacctcctccaggaaggctttGGGCAGCAGGTGTCGGGACTGCTCAGCGAGGCGACACTATACACAGCCCTGGGCACCCACAGCCCCTACCCTGGGAACCAAGACGGGAGGGGGAAGAGCCCCTGATTTGGCAGGACAGGAAGAGCTGCCCCCAGGGCACCAGGGAAAAACCGAACCCAAGGACACTGCAGCAGGCATGTGGGCCTGTGGCAGGCGGCCTCTCCGATGGCCCAGGAAGACCTGTCACCTGGTGTTCTTGCCCTTGCATGAGCCACTTCCCTTGACCGGAGGCTGCACTGACTGACCCATTTCTAAGAACAGAACAGAGAAAAATGATGGGATCACTGTTTCCAGGTCGGGTTACAAAAAGACAAGCTACCGTCCTGGACATTCTCTCTGCTCAGAAAGAAGGTTCCTTCACTGCTTTGAGATGCGCTACAGAAAGGCTAGGGTAACAAGGAAGCCAGGGGGCCTCTGACTAACAGCCTTACAGTCCAACAAGCCACAAGAAACGACCTCTTGGAAACATAAAACATGAGTGAGTTTGTGAGTGAGATCCTCCCGAGAACGGCCTTCAGATGAGAACAGTTCGGCTGGGAGCTTGAGAGAAGCCTCATGGCAGACCCTGAGCCAAAAGCACCAGGTGAGCTGTGACGAGTTCCTGACACACTGAAACTTCCATAGGCCTTTTTACTGTTTTACATCACTCACTTTTGGAGTAGTTTGACATGTACCAATAGGTAACTGAAACAGGGACTCACCCAAGGCGGCCACGTGTGCGaagttctccagcatcacatcaCGGTACAGGAGTCTCTGAGCTTCCTCCAGCAGCTCCCACTCCTCCCGGGAGAAGTACATGAACACATCCTCGAAGGTCACACCACCCTGCCACGATGGGGACAGCTGAGCCCACACACAACAGGACTCTCCAGGCCCCCAACTCACCTCCCACCCCCTGACTCCTCTGCTCCCCAGCCTCCCAACTCGGAGGCAATACTCGGCCATGACACCACTCCTGGCTGCCCTCTCCTGTCCCTCTGATCACCGTGGGCAGCCCAGAGCAAAATCAGGAAGGCGGGCAGACAGAGACTATGTAAGCCATAGGTCCGGCAGGAAGGGCACCAAGCACTCTCCCGCTGGCATCCTCCTGACCAGGCCTCCCAGAAACAACTCTCAGGCCATCAGTCCATGCTCCTCCCACCAGGTACACCACTCTGAACCACACCTTCCTCATATCTGGGGTCCCCCTCCTTTAAGACTGAAAACTTTCCAGTCTACACTTCCAAATCACACCCCACCCCTGAAACCACTCTGCACAGTGTCCGGAAGAACTCCTTTGTGTTTATGACAGGCTCCACTGCTACCCCAGTGCCTGAACAACACACCCAGTCCTCAGTGCCCGGTTGGGACTTTCTTTGCCACCATCAGCACTTCTGTGGACCAGTGCAGTAGCCTCCTCCCTCACGCCCACACTCCATTCTCAACCAGACAGCAGCCAGAGGGAGCCTGTTTTGATTCAGAgcatctctcttctcttccaaATCTGCCGTGTCTTTTGTGCCTGCTACATGCTCACTTAGTCAGTCtgcctctttgggaccccaaggactgcagccctcctggtttctctatgggatttcccaggcaagaccacgggaatgggttgccattccctcctccaggggatcttcctgacccagggagcaaacctgtctcttgcatcttctacaCTGCAGGTgcaatctttaccactgaggcatccCGGAAGTTCATGTCTTTCATCACCTTCAAAACAGAAGCCCAGCTCCTCAGCCTGCTATTGTTGCCCAACTTCTGGCCTTTTTTTCAACAGACAGAATTAAGACCTGTGGTTTCTTGATGACTCCCAACTCAATCTTAACCCCTTAAGCACTTGTGCAAGCGGTTCCTGAGTCTAATGCACCCTTCCGTTCCTCCTACTGGCTGCCCAAAGCAGGAACCTCTTCATATAACTCTTGGCTTAGATTTGGGGTGCTGGGCTATAAAAGGACTCCTACTGTAAGGCCCCCAGACTCAAGCACAGAGGGAGGGACAGGTGAAGAGTCCCAGAACATCACTACTTCTCATCAAAATCTCCACCGGCCCTAGTTTAAAAACATCCAAAATCCATACACTCTCTAACGTCCACTTTTGGCCCCACCATCAATACACCTGGGCTATTGCAGTAAATTCCGCCTGGTCTCCCTGCCACCCTCAGGCTTCCCCAGTCTTTCCACTCTACTTAGAGGGAGCCTGTCAACACCGACGTCAGATCACCTCCCTTCTGTGTTATAAACCTTCTGTGGTTCCTGTCACCGTCAGAACTGAGGTCCAGCTCCCCAGGCTGCCATACCAGTTCGGCCTCCTGACTGCCTGCTCTCTGTTCTCAGCACACATAACCGCAGATACCTGCCGTTTCCAGAAAGTGCCTAATTCAGCCTCACCTCCAAGTGTTTGTATCTGGGGCTCCTAAGCCCTGCAAACCATTTCGCACCTCATCCCGTCAACCCTGGGAAGGGGTTCCTTGCCACGTGTTCACCGTCACTGACCGACCGCCCTCCACCGCCTTCATACTCAAGAGAAGGGAGCGACGAAGGCCAAGTTCGGAAAGCCTGAGAACACAACGGCCCCCACACCTGAGTCGGGAAGGCTTGAGGACTCTCCACTCACCTGAGCCCGGTCCATACGCGCGGCAGCCGCCGTGGGTCCTGTGAGCAGAACCGGGTTGAAAAGCCGGCGGAACCCGCGCACTCCCCTGGGTGTGGTGAGCCCGAGAGGACGGTCGAGCTCGAGCCCCAGTCTCCTCCTGGTCAAAGGCGCGGAAGTTTAGGCTGCTGCATCCGGAAGCGGACAAGGACAGAGGGCGGTTGCCAAGGCCTCCGAAGGAGCGCAGCCCCAGGCGACAGCTCCGCGACAGGCGGCCCGTCCACGACAGCAACCATGTTTCGTAATAACCAAGCGGACAGAAGTCCCATCTTTTCTTCTGTCCTCTGTTCGCCTCTCCAGAGCCTCCCCCAAAGCGGACCCCAGTGAGGACTCCCAGCCTACACAGGCACTCCAGAATCCTGGGCACCACGCGGATTCCACGTGGAATCCCGGAATCCACGTCACAACCGCGACGCCAGAAATCCCGCCTCTGCCTGCAAGGGCCTCCGGAAACGCCCATCTTCTGGGCGGCCACTGGGACAATGCGGACGCGCTGGGCAGAGACCTCGAGGTAAAGGAGTTTGTGCGCCTAATCCACCCATGGAAAGGGCACGTTTCTGGTTCTCCCTGATAGTTGCAGAGGCGTGTGGAGGCGGAAAGGTCGGGGAGAAACTGTGGTCTGAAGCGCCAGACCTATTGGTAAAGGCAACGCGCCCCTATTTCCATGGCGACCTGTGGCAACACTGTGACCCTCAGTTCTCAGTTGCAGGTTATTCAACACGGGTGGATCCCCTTCTAAGCCAGAAAGCGCCTTTGGATTGTATCCTTAAGAATTGGAAATTCTTCAAAATCGAAGggttaaaaaagaagagagttaaatTCTATTGTAGCGGTGCCTGGCCTTTTGATCAGTTGGGGAATGGAGATAAACGGCCTCCAAACCTCCAAACGAGTCTCTGTATTAATAATACCATTCTGCAGTTGAATCTTTATTGCTGCAGAATGGGCACGTGGAGTGAAATTGCCTCGTGCCCGCCTCAAGAGAAGCAGAAGGGGCAGGCTTCCCACCTCCCAGATCTCG carries:
- the LOC132342758 gene encoding LOW QUALITY PROTEIN: zinc finger protein 304-like (The sequence of the model RefSeq protein was modified relative to this genomic sequence to represent the inferred CDS: substituted 1 base at 1 genomic stop codon) — its product is TDSEKAFLSAFTLNNRITQAEVRACRCLLCGDLSKEKSALIHHRRLHGGETSHVCKECAEAFIHLSHLKTHQKFHTGKRQYMCSGCGEAYNRSLHLVQNQRTHTGERPYECNECRKPFDCKSTLVQHQRVHTGEMRYDCTECGKAYSRSSHLVQHQRIHTGARPYECIECGKSFSPNSSLIKQRRVHTGAKSYLCGKCGKAFGYKDTLEQHQIIHTGARPYECSECGRVFGCKHMLVQHWKIHTGERLYECNDCGKLFSHSSNFIVHQRIHTGAKPYECSECGKCFSHNSILILQKTHHSRTRPYVCSEXRKAYISSSHLVQHKKVHTGARPYECNECGKFFSHNSILILHQRVHTGEKPYVCSEWRKAYSRSSHLVQHQKAHPGEGPHEYHSFGDPLAASLKLV